The region AGGAGCTGCACCTGCCGAAGCCGGAGAGAAAGAAGAGAAATAAAGACAATCTCTTTCTATCATCTGGTACCTCTTTTTTGGTATAATCCCTTCATATGAAACAACTCTCAGTCATTGATACTCTTGACCATATTGATGAAGAAGTAGAACTGTATGGTTGGGTTGATACCAAGCGCGATCACAAAAAAATTATTTTTATCGATCTTCGGGACCGGACCGGCAAACTCCAGGCTGTCGGTGATGAGAGCCTCCGTGAACTCACCCCTGAATCAGTAATCCTTGTGAAAGGTCTTATCAAGAAAAGACCCGAACGTCTGATAAATCCGAATATACCGACAGGCACTATTGAAATGGAAGTTAAGGGATTTGAAATTCTCAACAAAGCCCAAACTCCGCCTATCCCGCTTGATTCGGAAGGATATGATATCGATGAAGAACTTCGTCTCAAATACCGCTATCTTGATCTGAGAAGGAAACGATTGGGAGAAACCTTAAAGCTGAGATCAGATTATATTCATGCTCTTCGGGAAGCACTGCACGAGAAAGAATTTACCGAAGTTGAGACTCCGATGCTTACGAAATCCACTAAAGAAGGGGCCCGTGATTTTTTGGTCCCCGCAAGACTGCAGCCGGGGAAATTTTATGCACTACCGCAGTCACCTCAGCAGTACAAACAACTCCTGATGGTCGCCGGTGTTGAAAGATATTTTCAGTTTGCACGTTGCATCAGAGATGAAGATCTGAGAGCCGATCGCGGATTTGAGCATACTCAGCTTGACCTTGAGATGAGTTTCGTCAGCCGCGATGATGTCATGCAGACCGTAGAAAGTATCGTCAAATATGCCGTCAAAGCAGTCGGAGGCAAACTCCAGAAAGACACGTTCCCTGTATTTGATTATGCAGATGCCATGAAGCAATTCGGTGCTGATAAATTTGATTTACGAACTGAACAGGAGAAAAAGGACGGAGTCCTCGCTTTTGCCTGGGTCATAAATTTTCCCTTCTTTAAGAAAGTTGACACCGAGGATAAAGCAGAAGTCGCAGACGGAAAAAGCGGATGGACGTTCACACACAATCCGTTCAGTATGCCGCTACCCGAACATCTCGAGTGGCATATGAAGGGTGTGAATATTGATCGGATTATGACAACACAGTATGATCTTGTCTGTAACGGTTTTGAGGCAGGCGGGGGAAGCATCCGAGCACATAAACCTGAAATTTTGGAAGCAACATACAAAACAATGGGTTACTCAAAAGAGGAAACTGAAGCAAGTGTCGGACACATGCTTGAAGCCTTCAGATACGGAACTCCACCGCACGGCGGAATCGCCCTCGGGATAGACCGTCATGTCATGGTTTTGAAAAACGAGCGATCTCTCAAGGAAGCAATTGCATTCCCCATGAGTTCGAGCGGCAAAACGGCAGTAATGGACGCGCCTTCCGTCGTTGATGAAAAACAGCTTGCAGAACTGGGTATTTCCGTGGACAATAAAGAATAACGAGATATCTGTTATCTCGCCATTATTAACTTTTAACCGTGTAATCGTGCCATTTCGATTCTATTTTTTCTTCCTGTTTGCCACATTTCTGACCCTTTTTTATCCCGGAGACTATCCGTATTTTCAGCTTTTGGCATACAACAGAGAAACGTTTGCCGAACTGAAAACAACGGAACAATATACCATCCATCCCATACCCCAAGTCAGCCAATCCTTCCCTCCCTATGTGACAGCGGCGGGTGTTTATATTGTCGAATATGATTCATTTACCCCCATTTATAAAAAGAATGAACATGCTGAATTTTTCCCGGCATCAACTACAAAAATCATTACCGCCCTTGTTGCCAATGATCTTTATAGCGCTCAGGACATCGTGACGGTAAATCAGCCGCATATCGAAGGCCAGGTCATGGGGCTTGTTCCGGGAGAAAAAATTACGGTTGAAAATCTGCTGTACGGAGCACTCGTTCATTCCGGAAATGATGCTGCCTATGCCCTTGCTGACGGAAAAGGTTTCCGCTTTTTCGTTGAAGAAATGAACAATAAGGCACAGACACTCGGGATGAAAAACTCTCACTTTACCAATCCTGCAGGACTTGATAACATCCAGCAAAAAACAACTCCGTTTGATCTGAGTATCGCAGCACGTGAACTCCTGAAAAACCCGTATCTCCGCAAAATGGTCGGAACCAAGGAAATCATCATCTCAGATGTAGATTACAATACTTTCCATACACTGACGAACGTCAACAAGCTATTGGGTGAGATTCAGGGGCTGGGAGGTTTGAAAACCGGATACACAGAAGCTGCCGGAGAAAACCTTGTCAGCTTTTATCGGCACAACGGACATGACTATATCATTGTCGTTATGAAAAGTGATGACCGGTTCCTTGATACGAGAGTTCTGGTTGATTGGATAAAAAATAATGTGACGTATATCGATCCTCCGCTTTCGGCTTATTGAAGAGCTTCATCTGCCACCGCTGTAACGTATGCCACAACACGGTTTTCTCCT is a window of Candidatus Roizmanbacteria bacterium DNA encoding:
- a CDS encoding D-alanyl-D-alanine carboxypeptidase, whose product is MKNSLQNWVFPWTIKNNEISVISPLLTFNRVIVPFRFYFFFLFATFLTLFYPGDYPYFQLLAYNRETFAELKTTEQYTIHPIPQVSQSFPPYVTAAGVYIVEYDSFTPIYKKNEHAEFFPASTTKIITALVANDLYSAQDIVTVNQPHIEGQVMGLVPGEKITVENLLYGALVHSGNDAAYALADGKGFRFFVEEMNNKAQTLGMKNSHFTNPAGLDNIQQKTTPFDLSIAARELLKNPYLRKMVGTKEIIISDVDYNTFHTLTNVNKLLGEIQGLGGLKTGYTEAAGENLVSFYRHNGHDYIIVVMKSDDRFLDTRVLVDWIKNNVTYIDPPLSAY
- a CDS encoding aspartate--tRNA ligase encodes the protein MKQLSVIDTLDHIDEEVELYGWVDTKRDHKKIIFIDLRDRTGKLQAVGDESLRELTPESVILVKGLIKKRPERLINPNIPTGTIEMEVKGFEILNKAQTPPIPLDSEGYDIDEELRLKYRYLDLRRKRLGETLKLRSDYIHALREALHEKEFTEVETPMLTKSTKEGARDFLVPARLQPGKFYALPQSPQQYKQLLMVAGVERYFQFARCIRDEDLRADRGFEHTQLDLEMSFVSRDDVMQTVESIVKYAVKAVGGKLQKDTFPVFDYADAMKQFGADKFDLRTEQEKKDGVLAFAWVINFPFFKKVDTEDKAEVADGKSGWTFTHNPFSMPLPEHLEWHMKGVNIDRIMTTQYDLVCNGFEAGGGSIRAHKPEILEATYKTMGYSKEETEASVGHMLEAFRYGTPPHGGIALGIDRHVMVLKNERSLKEAIAFPMSSSGKTAVMDAPSVVDEKQLAELGISVDNKE